A section of the Tachysurus fulvidraco isolate hzauxx_2018 chromosome 7, HZAU_PFXX_2.0, whole genome shotgun sequence genome encodes:
- the ppp1r21 gene encoding protein phosphatase 1 regulatory subunit 21 isoform X1: MAAELQAKYTKLAQEYSKLRAQNQVLKKAVVDEQTNSNSLKDEVKQREQSLRKAEQEMDSLSFRNQQLAKRVELLQEELQVTEAKSKKGKNKGDSPSQPSYQTQSVFDEDLQKKIQENERLHIQFYEADELHRQQEARLRERLEQLEKDGEQHQAVVDGLASKYMDTIEKLQSDKARLEIKVQTLEREAKECRLRTEECQQQVRKYQTELSTQLKHNSSVIQEKVPFNDTKCSDYNSLNVPAHNRRHQFPSMMGKARREFSLINLQESERKQEREKGREKKRERLLKARDAAGQAVGFVQDLVSALLNFHSYTEQRVHIYPLDSSIEPVSPLNQKFSQYLHENAAYVRPLEEAMLQLHQSITEDTVTVLETVGKLQDFSKSFSTYTSFLQKILPYQLKSLDEECDIPLCTASLSAKNRELQNDMKRVTAVFEKLQNYISLLALPSSRMDAMPQSSSSAVFTQLAACLYGLHDATQELSKHYSQKVTLEQELPNITQKLRTTNECLLSSLASLTNNTNKIATFFNNNLDFFTSSAGYGPRGGSGSLNPQQAHSMLSNKKHACQYILALRRPRPESVPYTEALSNRRILTSSTESREGLMQQVQQSQEKIARLEQEKEHWLLEVQLGRVRLEKENQRIAELEARLSLALGDGIAAPAVSVSAGPAETEKEDRETSQSSSLVGILTATPTNESVGDEESREHLIKTHYMARVAELTTQLQMSDSKAVHFHAECRALVKRLAIAETSREALTEGLKQANQNITSLQDELSTTKRSYEDQLSMMSDHLCSMNETLSKQRDEIDTLKLGNKGNSKKNKGR; this comes from the exons ATGGCTGCAGAACTTCAAGCAAAATACACCAAACTGGCTCAGGAGTACTCAAAG ctcaGAGCACAGAATCAGGTCCTGAAGAAGGCTGTGGTAGATGAACAAACCAATTCCAACTCCTTGAAG GACGAGGTGAAGCAGCGAGAACAGAGTCTGCGTAAAGCCGAGCAGGAGATGGACAGCCTGAGCTTCAGGAACCAGCAGCTGGCCAAAAGAGTGGAGCTCCTTCAGGAGGAGCTGCAGGTCACGGAGGCCAAGAGTAAAAAGGGCAAG AATAAAGGAGATTCGCCGTCTCAGCCCAGTTACCAGACGCAGAGCGTGTTCGACGAGGATCTGCAGAAGAAGATTCAGGAGAACGAAAGACTTCACATCCag TTTTACGAGGCGGACGAGCTGCACCGTCAGCAGGAGGCTCGGCTCCGAGAGAGACTGGAGCAGCTGGAGAAAGATGGCGAGCAGCACCAGGCTGTGGTGGACGGTCTCGCCTCCAAATACATGGACACCATCGAGAAACTACAGAGCGACAAGGCTCGATTAGAG ATTAAGGTTCAGACACTGGAGAGAGAGGCCAAGGAGTGCCGGCTCAGGACCGAGGAATG CCAGCAACAAGTGAGGAAATATCAGACAGAGCTGAGCACTCAGCTGAAACACAACAGCAGTGTGATCCAGGAGAAAGTGCCCTTTAACGACACCA AATGCAGTGACTACAACAGCTTAAACGTTCCCGCACACAACCGAAGACATCAG TTTCCCAGCATGATGGGAAAAGCCAGGAGAGAGTTTTCTCTGATAAATTTacaagagagcgagagaaagcaagaaagagagaaaggcagagagaaaaagagagagcggtTG CTGAAAGCTCGAGACGCAGCAGGACAGGCCGTGGGCTTCGTGCAGGATCTCGTCTCTGCTCTCCTCAACTTTCACTCGTACACAGAGCAAAGGGTTCACATTTACCCGCTGGACTCATCTATAGAACCTGTCTCACCTCTCAATCagaag ttctctcagtaCCTGCATGAGAACGCCGCCTACGTACGCCCCTTAGAGGAGGCCATGTTGCAGCTGCATCAGAGCATCACAGAGGACACAGTTACAGTGCTG gagACGGTGGGGAAACTGCAGGACTTCTCCAAATCCTTCTCCACCTACACGAGCTTTCTGCAGAAGATCCTGCCTTATCAGTTAAAAAG TTTAGATGAAGAGTGCGACATCCCTCTCTGCACTGCGTCTTTGAGCGCTAAGAACCGTGAGCTGCAGAACGATATGAAAAGGGTGACCGCTGTGTTTGAGAAACTCCAGAACTACATCAGTCTCTTGGCCTTACCTA GTTCACGTATGGATGCCATGCCACAAAGCAGCTCCAGCGCTGTCTTCACCCAGCTAGCTGCTTGTTTATACGGCCTGCACGATGCCACTCAGG AGCTCTCTAAGCACTACAGTCAGAAGGTGACCCTTGAGCAGGAGCTTCCTAACATCACTCAGAAGTTACGCACCACTAACGAGTGTTTACTATCCTCTCTGGCGTCCCTCACCAACAACACAAACAAG ATTGCAACATTCTTCAACAACAATCTGGACTTTTTTACCTCATCGGCCGGGTACGGGCCCAGAGGCGGAAGCGGGAGCCTCAACCCACAGCAGGCACACAGCATGCTCAGTAACAAAAAGCACGCATGCCAATACATCCTCGCACTCAGGAGG ccgCGTCCCGAGTCCGTCCCGTACACCGAGGCACTGTCTAACCGCCGCATCCTCACCAGCTCCACCGAGAGTAGAGAGGGTCTCATGCAGcag GTGCAGCAGAGTCAGGAGAAAATCGCTCGTCTGGAGCAGGAGAAGGAGCACTGGCTGCTGGAGGTTCAGCTGGGACGAGTACGACTGGAGAAGGAGAACCAGCGCATAGCCGAGCTTGAGGCCAGACTGTCCCTGGCCCTCGGAGACGGCATCGCCGCACCTGCCGTCTCCGTCTCCGCAGGACCAGCcgagacagaaaaagaagacagagagacGTCTCAAAGCAGCAGTTTG GTCGGAATTCTCACCGCGACCCCGACGAACGAGAGC GTCGGAGACGAAGAGTCTCGGGAACACTTGATAAAAACCCACTACATGGCGCGAGTGGCTGAACTCACCACACAGCTGCAGATGTCCGACAGCAAGGCCGTGCACTTTCACGCGGAG TGCCGAGCGCTGGTGAAACGTCTGGCCATTGCAGAGACCTCTCGTGAGGCTCTTACAGAGGGGCTGAAGCAAGCCAATCAGAACATCACGTCCCTGCAG GATGAACTTAGCACGACCAAGAGGAGCTACGAGGACCAGCTGAGCATGATGAGCGATCATCTCTGCAGCATGAACGAAACCCTGAGCAAACAGCGTGACGAGATCGACACACTCAAATTAGGAAACAAG GGAAACTCCAAGAAGAACAAGGGCCGGTAG
- the prorsd1 gene encoding prolyl-tRNA synthetase associated domain-containing protein 1 isoform X1, producing the protein MESGLRAELENLLKSLNIDFISVDHPEVFTVEEMMPHVQHLKGAVTKNLFLKDKKKKGLWLVSVRHDRQVNLNDLAKKLGVGSGNLRFADEAAMLEKLKVGQGCATALALFCDKDHSVRFVLDSDLANGGHERVYFHPMTNAATLGLKPDDLMRFLKETGHEPIMHSFD; encoded by the exons atgGAATCTGGACTAAGAGCCGAACTAGAAAATCTCCTAAAAAGTCTGAATATCGACTTTATTTCTGTGGATCATCCGGAG GTTTTCACTGTGGAGGAAATGATGCCTCATGTACAGCACCTGAAAGGGGCCGTGACCAAAAACCTCTTCCTAAAggacaagaagaagaaaggtcTGTGGCTCGTCTCGGTGCGTCATGACCGCCAGGTCAACCTGAACGATCTGGCTAAGAAGCTGGGCGTGGGCAGCGGGAACCTGCGCTTTGCGGATGAAGCTGCCATGTTGGAGAAGCTCAAGGTGGGTCAGGGCTGCGCCACGGCTCTCGCGCTCTTCTGCGACAAGGACCACAGCGTCAGGTTCGTCCTGGACAGCGACTTAGCAAACGGAGGCCACGAGAGAGTTTACTTTCACCCGATGACCAACGCTGCGACCTTGGGACTGAAACCGGACGATCTGATGAGGTTCTTGAAGGAGACGGGGCACGAACCCATAATGCACAGCTTCGATTAG
- the rtn4b gene encoding reticulon-4b isoform X7, translating into MEAKRVMELLYWRDLKNSGIVFGASLLLLLSLSVCSIISVLSYVALAFLSVTISFRIYKGVLQAIQKSDEGHPFKLYLEQEVSLPDDVVRKYSDVALGRVNTAINELRRLFLVEDLVDSLKFAVLMWILTYVGALFNGLTLLILGLVAMFTCPVVYEKHQAQIDHYVALVRNHVKDVVGKVQAKIPGAKKKEE; encoded by the exons TGATGGAGCTGCTGTACTGGCGCGACTTGAAGAACTCTGGCATCGTGTTCGGAGCGAGTCTCCTGCTCCTGCTGTCACTCAGTGTGTGCAGCATCATCAGCGTGCTGTCCTACGTGGCCCTGGCTTTCCTCTCCGTCACCATCAGCTTCAGGATATACAAAGGCGTGCTGCAGGCCATCCAGAAGAGCGACGAAGGCCACCCGTTTAA GTTGTATCTGGAGCAGGAAGTTTCTCTGCCTGATGACGTCGTCCGCAAATACAGCGACGTGGCCCTCGGACGGGTCAACACCGCCATCAACGAGCTGCGCCGCCTCTTCCTGGTCGAGGACCTGGTCGACTCCCTGAAG TTCGCCGTGCTCATGTGGATCCTGACGTACGTCGGTGCCTTGTTCAACGGACTCACTCTTCTCATCCTGG GTCTGGTTGCCATGTTCACCTGCCCAGTAGTGTACGAAAAACATCag GCACAGATCGATCATTACGTCGCCCTGGTGAGGAACCATGTCAAGGATGTCGTTGGGAA GGTCCAGGCTAAAATCCCAGGAGCGAAGAAGAAAGAGGAGTGA
- the prorsd1 gene encoding prolyl-tRNA synthetase associated domain-containing protein 1 isoform X2, giving the protein MMPHVQHLKGAVTKNLFLKDKKKKGLWLVSVRHDRQVNLNDLAKKLGVGSGNLRFADEAAMLEKLKVGQGCATALALFCDKDHSVRFVLDSDLANGGHERVYFHPMTNAATLGLKPDDLMRFLKETGHEPIMHSFD; this is encoded by the coding sequence ATGATGCCTCATGTACAGCACCTGAAAGGGGCCGTGACCAAAAACCTCTTCCTAAAggacaagaagaagaaaggtcTGTGGCTCGTCTCGGTGCGTCATGACCGCCAGGTCAACCTGAACGATCTGGCTAAGAAGCTGGGCGTGGGCAGCGGGAACCTGCGCTTTGCGGATGAAGCTGCCATGTTGGAGAAGCTCAAGGTGGGTCAGGGCTGCGCCACGGCTCTCGCGCTCTTCTGCGACAAGGACCACAGCGTCAGGTTCGTCCTGGACAGCGACTTAGCAAACGGAGGCCACGAGAGAGTTTACTTTCACCCGATGACCAACGCTGCGACCTTGGGACTGAAACCGGACGATCTGATGAGGTTCTTGAAGGAGACGGGGCACGAACCCATAATGCACAGCTTCGATTAG
- the rtn4b gene encoding reticulon-4b isoform X6 has translation MYRGFRSPPNDHTAYEKDLMELLYWRDLKNSGIVFGASLLLLLSLSVCSIISVLSYVALAFLSVTISFRIYKGVLQAIQKSDEGHPFKLYLEQEVSLPDDVVRKYSDVALGRVNTAINELRRLFLVEDLVDSLKFAVLMWILTYVGALFNGLTLLILGLVAMFTCPVVYEKHQAQIDHYVALVRNHVKDVVGKVQAKIPGAKKKEE, from the exons atgtatCGTGGTTTCCGAAGTCCACCGAATGACCACACGGCGTATGAAAAAGACT TGATGGAGCTGCTGTACTGGCGCGACTTGAAGAACTCTGGCATCGTGTTCGGAGCGAGTCTCCTGCTCCTGCTGTCACTCAGTGTGTGCAGCATCATCAGCGTGCTGTCCTACGTGGCCCTGGCTTTCCTCTCCGTCACCATCAGCTTCAGGATATACAAAGGCGTGCTGCAGGCCATCCAGAAGAGCGACGAAGGCCACCCGTTTAA GTTGTATCTGGAGCAGGAAGTTTCTCTGCCTGATGACGTCGTCCGCAAATACAGCGACGTGGCCCTCGGACGGGTCAACACCGCCATCAACGAGCTGCGCCGCCTCTTCCTGGTCGAGGACCTGGTCGACTCCCTGAAG TTCGCCGTGCTCATGTGGATCCTGACGTACGTCGGTGCCTTGTTCAACGGACTCACTCTTCTCATCCTGG GTCTGGTTGCCATGTTCACCTGCCCAGTAGTGTACGAAAAACATCag GCACAGATCGATCATTACGTCGCCCTGGTGAGGAACCATGTCAAGGATGTCGTTGGGAA GGTCCAGGCTAAAATCCCAGGAGCGAAGAAGAAAGAGGAGTGA
- the rtn4b gene encoding reticulon-4b isoform X5, producing MDNQDNLDKHECQPSPNWREKVMELLYWRDLKNSGIVFGASLLLLLSLSVCSIISVLSYVALAFLSVTISFRIYKGVLQAIQKSDEGHPFKLYLEQEVSLPDDVVRKYSDVALGRVNTAINELRRLFLVEDLVDSLKFAVLMWILTYVGALFNGLTLLILGLVAMFTCPVVYEKHQAQIDHYVALVRNHVKDVVGKVQAKIPGAKKKEE from the exons TGATGGAGCTGCTGTACTGGCGCGACTTGAAGAACTCTGGCATCGTGTTCGGAGCGAGTCTCCTGCTCCTGCTGTCACTCAGTGTGTGCAGCATCATCAGCGTGCTGTCCTACGTGGCCCTGGCTTTCCTCTCCGTCACCATCAGCTTCAGGATATACAAAGGCGTGCTGCAGGCCATCCAGAAGAGCGACGAAGGCCACCCGTTTAA GTTGTATCTGGAGCAGGAAGTTTCTCTGCCTGATGACGTCGTCCGCAAATACAGCGACGTGGCCCTCGGACGGGTCAACACCGCCATCAACGAGCTGCGCCGCCTCTTCCTGGTCGAGGACCTGGTCGACTCCCTGAAG TTCGCCGTGCTCATGTGGATCCTGACGTACGTCGGTGCCTTGTTCAACGGACTCACTCTTCTCATCCTGG GTCTGGTTGCCATGTTCACCTGCCCAGTAGTGTACGAAAAACATCag GCACAGATCGATCATTACGTCGCCCTGGTGAGGAACCATGTCAAGGATGTCGTTGGGAA GGTCCAGGCTAAAATCCCAGGAGCGAAGAAGAAAGAGGAGTGA
- the ppp1r21 gene encoding protein phosphatase 1 regulatory subunit 21 isoform X2 codes for MAAELQAKYTKLAQEYSKLRAQNQVLKKAVVDEQTNSNSLKDEVKQREQSLRKAEQEMDSLSFRNQQLAKRVELLQEELQVTEAKSKKGKNKGDSPSQPSYQTQSVFDEDLQKKIQENERLHIQFYEADELHRQQEARLRERLEQLEKDGEQHQAVVDGLASKYMDTIEKLQSDKARLEIKVQTLEREAKECRLRTEECQQQVRKYQTELSTQLKHNSSVIQEKVPFNDTKCSDYNSLNVPAHNRRHQLKARDAAGQAVGFVQDLVSALLNFHSYTEQRVHIYPLDSSIEPVSPLNQKFSQYLHENAAYVRPLEEAMLQLHQSITEDTVTVLETVGKLQDFSKSFSTYTSFLQKILPYQLKSLDEECDIPLCTASLSAKNRELQNDMKRVTAVFEKLQNYISLLALPSSRMDAMPQSSSSAVFTQLAACLYGLHDATQELSKHYSQKVTLEQELPNITQKLRTTNECLLSSLASLTNNTNKIATFFNNNLDFFTSSAGYGPRGGSGSLNPQQAHSMLSNKKHACQYILALRRPRPESVPYTEALSNRRILTSSTESREGLMQQVQQSQEKIARLEQEKEHWLLEVQLGRVRLEKENQRIAELEARLSLALGDGIAAPAVSVSAGPAETEKEDRETSQSSSLVGILTATPTNESVGDEESREHLIKTHYMARVAELTTQLQMSDSKAVHFHAECRALVKRLAIAETSREALTEGLKQANQNITSLQDELSTTKRSYEDQLSMMSDHLCSMNETLSKQRDEIDTLKLGNKGNSKKNKGR; via the exons ATGGCTGCAGAACTTCAAGCAAAATACACCAAACTGGCTCAGGAGTACTCAAAG ctcaGAGCACAGAATCAGGTCCTGAAGAAGGCTGTGGTAGATGAACAAACCAATTCCAACTCCTTGAAG GACGAGGTGAAGCAGCGAGAACAGAGTCTGCGTAAAGCCGAGCAGGAGATGGACAGCCTGAGCTTCAGGAACCAGCAGCTGGCCAAAAGAGTGGAGCTCCTTCAGGAGGAGCTGCAGGTCACGGAGGCCAAGAGTAAAAAGGGCAAG AATAAAGGAGATTCGCCGTCTCAGCCCAGTTACCAGACGCAGAGCGTGTTCGACGAGGATCTGCAGAAGAAGATTCAGGAGAACGAAAGACTTCACATCCag TTTTACGAGGCGGACGAGCTGCACCGTCAGCAGGAGGCTCGGCTCCGAGAGAGACTGGAGCAGCTGGAGAAAGATGGCGAGCAGCACCAGGCTGTGGTGGACGGTCTCGCCTCCAAATACATGGACACCATCGAGAAACTACAGAGCGACAAGGCTCGATTAGAG ATTAAGGTTCAGACACTGGAGAGAGAGGCCAAGGAGTGCCGGCTCAGGACCGAGGAATG CCAGCAACAAGTGAGGAAATATCAGACAGAGCTGAGCACTCAGCTGAAACACAACAGCAGTGTGATCCAGGAGAAAGTGCCCTTTAACGACACCA AATGCAGTGACTACAACAGCTTAAACGTTCCCGCACACAACCGAAGACATCAG CTGAAAGCTCGAGACGCAGCAGGACAGGCCGTGGGCTTCGTGCAGGATCTCGTCTCTGCTCTCCTCAACTTTCACTCGTACACAGAGCAAAGGGTTCACATTTACCCGCTGGACTCATCTATAGAACCTGTCTCACCTCTCAATCagaag ttctctcagtaCCTGCATGAGAACGCCGCCTACGTACGCCCCTTAGAGGAGGCCATGTTGCAGCTGCATCAGAGCATCACAGAGGACACAGTTACAGTGCTG gagACGGTGGGGAAACTGCAGGACTTCTCCAAATCCTTCTCCACCTACACGAGCTTTCTGCAGAAGATCCTGCCTTATCAGTTAAAAAG TTTAGATGAAGAGTGCGACATCCCTCTCTGCACTGCGTCTTTGAGCGCTAAGAACCGTGAGCTGCAGAACGATATGAAAAGGGTGACCGCTGTGTTTGAGAAACTCCAGAACTACATCAGTCTCTTGGCCTTACCTA GTTCACGTATGGATGCCATGCCACAAAGCAGCTCCAGCGCTGTCTTCACCCAGCTAGCTGCTTGTTTATACGGCCTGCACGATGCCACTCAGG AGCTCTCTAAGCACTACAGTCAGAAGGTGACCCTTGAGCAGGAGCTTCCTAACATCACTCAGAAGTTACGCACCACTAACGAGTGTTTACTATCCTCTCTGGCGTCCCTCACCAACAACACAAACAAG ATTGCAACATTCTTCAACAACAATCTGGACTTTTTTACCTCATCGGCCGGGTACGGGCCCAGAGGCGGAAGCGGGAGCCTCAACCCACAGCAGGCACACAGCATGCTCAGTAACAAAAAGCACGCATGCCAATACATCCTCGCACTCAGGAGG ccgCGTCCCGAGTCCGTCCCGTACACCGAGGCACTGTCTAACCGCCGCATCCTCACCAGCTCCACCGAGAGTAGAGAGGGTCTCATGCAGcag GTGCAGCAGAGTCAGGAGAAAATCGCTCGTCTGGAGCAGGAGAAGGAGCACTGGCTGCTGGAGGTTCAGCTGGGACGAGTACGACTGGAGAAGGAGAACCAGCGCATAGCCGAGCTTGAGGCCAGACTGTCCCTGGCCCTCGGAGACGGCATCGCCGCACCTGCCGTCTCCGTCTCCGCAGGACCAGCcgagacagaaaaagaagacagagagacGTCTCAAAGCAGCAGTTTG GTCGGAATTCTCACCGCGACCCCGACGAACGAGAGC GTCGGAGACGAAGAGTCTCGGGAACACTTGATAAAAACCCACTACATGGCGCGAGTGGCTGAACTCACCACACAGCTGCAGATGTCCGACAGCAAGGCCGTGCACTTTCACGCGGAG TGCCGAGCGCTGGTGAAACGTCTGGCCATTGCAGAGACCTCTCGTGAGGCTCTTACAGAGGGGCTGAAGCAAGCCAATCAGAACATCACGTCCCTGCAG GATGAACTTAGCACGACCAAGAGGAGCTACGAGGACCAGCTGAGCATGATGAGCGATCATCTCTGCAGCATGAACGAAACCCTGAGCAAACAGCGTGACGAGATCGACACACTCAAATTAGGAAACAAG GGAAACTCCAAGAAGAACAAGGGCCGGTAG